One Vespula pensylvanica isolate Volc-1 chromosome 3, ASM1446617v1, whole genome shotgun sequence DNA window includes the following coding sequences:
- the LOC122627489 gene encoding protein javelin isoform X2: MYVVKIVYYQVTMEFVDREPEDNLNSEGSRNETHGNQSTQDRRKLLKRTRSLAVISEDESRQERETRHFQLGESTYDLPRRHQLIPRAKLIDRNSLKDRLYKSQQHLSDSYDRFNEIKSGYSRSTCGLHSIPPVLSSLPNPLAYARTTNRSNPDRLNILDWPEPPRRYRSVQTLDTVSGLVDIVEDNWPIEGNRSIDCIYTQVKRKRKEHRSLDSILFEDESELEYFDVLNLLPLSNVRLEFDEEDARNNNFSDIEIKGDNDVTCIRRGHKRHEELSTGLEERVNVKCRNVTDEEKCKRHATTKPEIVTIEKDEEEEEEEEEEEEGEEEEEEEEEEEEELEEEEGDLKSSKWESKGEITRSSSVLLKRQDRGENSPESLQNLENERSLVISTSTRDVEQEKKKEDRSSLSLRVDQDNRKSDVTLVTSREENINRKLGGREEEDSTTIWISDNDEQEQEEMSRRPQILKVVDNDVTKRPHRRSVEIDIHDEDITRCEIVRDLRKDYKNSKYESKMKSDRSKEDVDGNLTIHNVVSREEKPGSAIENIKNVFENHTFVKAVGKTKQIEGRFERIVKETSNILGKACNVVKGSLGFEARSESSDLGLGSEIETDTRRRSVDDGDPSSIIRNKNDVSLCNENDGKKIYSNLTRSKSCVDSIESPTDTQEFDHVRYKIVKSNVFSKNMYSSARGDVTYDGLMQYLREYSFQELLLDNNVVIIEPVRAETIERKSSKTIGKGRSETSGKVPDTIQITTDDSDKEKKSNEKCEGNCKIVKQSSIRKHFFYHPIRVNRELIDEELPDPDTVRNVRRMFEDTLRKKNSNDLAAERDCKNRKSVSMKDLTSIDSESRFEEVLEKGEEISRCSSRAKDLTRMFESMEKSTSSSISVIGTKDEPDGTNRSESKTRILAQSFEARSGHTSPCDSNSSKNKVSRSYHQHHQHHHNHNWDTGSVSSGVSSDYPDTDPGSGVQCTSSEDEDCHYDDDGLDESGPGHYVSQDVLKKIRECGTSVTYYGGKVVNTCNGPIVSPSIENRFKRIDRTTNDYVKFKLVKSNSCDSRLELTGRLVERQSKVTNRDVTPDLRQYTIVETPSIEITSIDTKDKDEEKIREKKDPTETKREPPVVIGLEPKKDEQRDTAKLFKADFKIGNYEDTKSTYHARFNESALTRWQVNENHLKNGSDFGKMEFEEFEVLEDSLNGMDNQSQRFEAS, encoded by the exons ATGTACGTTGTTAAGATAGTTTATTATCAAGTCACGATGGAATTCGTCGATCGTGAGCCGGAAGACAACTTGAACAG cgAGGGTAGCCGTAACGAAACTCACGGGAACCAATCAACCCAGGATAGAaggaaattattgaaaagaaCAAGGAGCCTTGCGGTAATATCGGAGGACGAATCGCGTCAGGAACGTGAAACACGACATTTTCAATTAGGAGAGTCGACCTATGATCTACCCAGAAGGCATCAATTGATACCAAGGGCCAAATTGATCGATCGGAATTCTCTTAAGGATAG GCTCTACAAGAGTCAGCAACATTTGTCAGACTCTTACGACAGATTCAACGAGATAAAGTCTGGTTATTCACGATCGACATGCGGACTTCACTCGATTCCAcctgttctctcttctttacctAATCCATTGGCATATGCTCGAACAACAAATCGTTCTAATCCGGATCGCCTCAATATTCTCGATTGGCCCGAACCACCGAGACGTTATCGAAGTGTACAGACATTGGATACGGTCAGCGGATTGGTGGATATTGTCGAAGATAATTGGCCCATCGAAGGCAATCGTAGTATCGATTGTATCTATACTCAG GTCAAGCGCAAGCGCAAAGAACATCGCAGTTTGGATAGCATTCTCTTCGAGGACGAAAGCGAGTTGGAATATTTCGACGTATTAAATCTTTTACCATTGTCGAACGTACGATTGGAATTTGACGAGGAAGACGCaaggaataataatttctctgatatagaaataaaaggggATAACGATGTTACATGTATCCGACGGGGACATAAACGTCATGAAGAATTGTCTACGGGACTCGAGGAGAGGGTGAACGTTAAATGCAGAAACGTGACGGACGAAGAGAAATGTAAACGTCACGCTACGACTAAACCGGAAATTGTTACGatcgagaaagacgaagaagaggaagaagaagaagaagaagaagaagaaggagaagaagaagaagaagaagaagaagaagaagaagaagaattggaagaggaagaaggagattTGAAATCGAGCAAGTGGGAATCAAAGGGCGAAATAACGAGAAGTTCGTCGGTTCTTTTAAAGAGACAGGACCGAGGTGAAAATAGTCCAGAGTCGTTGCAGAATttagaaaacgagagaagctTGGTGATTTCAACGTCGACGAGAGACGTTgaacaggaaaaaaagaaagaggatagaTCGTCCTTGTCGTTGAGAGTCGATCAAGATAATCGTAAATCGGATGTGACCTTGGTGACATCTCGCGAGGAGAATATCAATCGGAAATTAGGTGGACGAGAGGAGGAAGATTCAACGACGATTTGGATCTCGGATAACGACGAACAGGAACAGGAAGAGATGTCGCGCAGACCGCAGATCCTTAAAGTGGTCGATAACGACGTGACGAAGAGACCGCATCGTCGCTCAGTCGAAATCGATATTCATGACGAGGATATAACGAGGTGTGAGATAGTACGAGACCTTCGAaaggattataaaaattccaaATACGAGTCCAAAATGAAATCTGACAGAAGCAAAGAGGACGTCGATGGAAATTTGACGATTCAT AACGTTGTCTCTCGAGAGGAGAAACCAGGATCCGCGATCGAAAACATAAAGAACGTGTTCGAGAATCATACTTTCGTGAAAGCTGTCGGGAAGACTAAGCAGATAGAAGGCAGGTTCGAGAGAATAGTCAAGGAGACGTCTAACATACTTGGCAAAGCTTGTAACGTGGTAAAGGGTAGCTTAGGTTTCGAGGCTCGATCAGAAAGTTCCGATCTTGGCTTGGGTTCCGAGATCGAAACTGATACGAGAAGAAGATCGGTCGACGACGGTGATCCTTCGAGTATAATCCGTAACAAGAACGACGTTAGCTTGTGCAACGAGAACgatgggaaaaaaatatatagcaaTTTAACGAGATCGAAGAGTTGCGTGGATTCGATCGAGTCACCGACCGATACTCAAGAATTCGATCACGTTCGTTACAAGATCGTTAAGTCGAACGTATTcagtaaaaatatgtatagCAGTGCAAGAGGTGACGTCACATACGACGGTCTTATGCAATATCTCCGCGAGTACTCATTCCAGGAACTACTTCTGGATAACAACGTTGTTATCATCGAACCAGTACGAgcagaaacgatcgaaagaaaatcctCTAAGACGATCGGAAAGGGAAGATCAGAGACGAGCGGCAAAGTTCCTGATACGATACAAATTACGACGGATGATagtgataaagagaaaaagtctaATGAAAAGTGCGAGGGAAATTGTAAAATCGTTAAACAATCCTCGATCaggaaacatttcttttatcatccTATAAGGGTTAATCGCGAATTGATAGACGAGGAATTACCCGATCCCGATACGGTTAGAAACGTTAGACGTATGTTCGAGGATACcttgaggaagaaaaattcaaacgatTTGGCCGCGGAGAGAGattgtaaaaatagaaagagcgTTAGCATGAAGGATCTCACTAGTATCGATTCGGAATCTCGTTTCGAGGAGGTACTGGAAAAGGGCGAGGAGATATCCAG ATGTTCGAGCCGAGCGAAAGATTTGACCAGAATGTTCGAGAGCATGGAGAAGTCAACGTCCTCGTCTATTTCAGTAATCGGAACCAAGGACGAGCCTGACGGTACGAATCGAAGCGAATCGAAAACCAGAATATTAGCGCAATCGTTCGAGGCTAGAAGCGGACATACCTCTCCGTGCGATTCGAATTCGTCGAAGAACAAAGTTTCACGGAGTTACCATCAGcatcatcaacatcatcataatcataattgGGACACTGGGAGTGTTAGTTCGGGTGTTTCCAGTGATTATCCCGACACGGATCCTGGTAGTGGAGTTCAGTGTACGTCCTCGGAGGACGAAGATTGCCattacgacgacgatggttTAGACGAGAGTGGACCAGGCCATTACGTGTCTCAGGACGTTTTGAAGAAAATACGTGAATGTGGTACCTCGGTAACCTATTACGGTGGCAAAGTAGTAAACACATGTAACGGACCAATCGTATCGCCTTCGATCGAAAACAGATTCAAAAGGATCGATCGGACGACCAACGATTACGTTAAATTTAAACTCGTAAAAAGCAACTCCTGCGACAGTCGGCTCGAACTTACCGGTAGGCTCGTAGAAAGACAATCCAAAGTTACCAATCGAGATGTGACCCCTGATCTGAGACAATATACGATAGTTGAGACGCCAAGTATCGAGATTACTAGTATTGACACTAAGGATAAGGACGAGGAAAagattagagagaaaaaagatcctacagaaacgaagagagaaccACCTGTCGTTATTGGATTGGAACCAAAAAAGGATGAGCAAAGGGATACGGCGAAACTCTTCAAGGCCGATTTCAAGATAGGAAATTACGAAGATACTAAATCCACTTATCACGCTAGATTTAACGAGAGTGCTCTGACGAGGTGGCAGGTGAACGAGAATCATTTGAAGAATGGAAGTGATTTTGGAAAGATGGAGTTTGAAGAGTTCGAGGTACTCGAAGATAGTCTAAATGGAATGGATAATCAAAGTCAACGTTTCGAGGCCTCTTGA
- the LOC122627489 gene encoding protein javelin isoform X1: MGGVQSGTHSLGEALWVHERQRQRCYREGSRNETHGNQSTQDRRKLLKRTRSLAVISEDESRQERETRHFQLGESTYDLPRRHQLIPRAKLIDRNSLKDRLYKSQQHLSDSYDRFNEIKSGYSRSTCGLHSIPPVLSSLPNPLAYARTTNRSNPDRLNILDWPEPPRRYRSVQTLDTVSGLVDIVEDNWPIEGNRSIDCIYTQVKRKRKEHRSLDSILFEDESELEYFDVLNLLPLSNVRLEFDEEDARNNNFSDIEIKGDNDVTCIRRGHKRHEELSTGLEERVNVKCRNVTDEEKCKRHATTKPEIVTIEKDEEEEEEEEEEEEGEEEEEEEEEEEEELEEEEGDLKSSKWESKGEITRSSSVLLKRQDRGENSPESLQNLENERSLVISTSTRDVEQEKKKEDRSSLSLRVDQDNRKSDVTLVTSREENINRKLGGREEEDSTTIWISDNDEQEQEEMSRRPQILKVVDNDVTKRPHRRSVEIDIHDEDITRCEIVRDLRKDYKNSKYESKMKSDRSKEDVDGNLTIHNVVSREEKPGSAIENIKNVFENHTFVKAVGKTKQIEGRFERIVKETSNILGKACNVVKGSLGFEARSESSDLGLGSEIETDTRRRSVDDGDPSSIIRNKNDVSLCNENDGKKIYSNLTRSKSCVDSIESPTDTQEFDHVRYKIVKSNVFSKNMYSSARGDVTYDGLMQYLREYSFQELLLDNNVVIIEPVRAETIERKSSKTIGKGRSETSGKVPDTIQITTDDSDKEKKSNEKCEGNCKIVKQSSIRKHFFYHPIRVNRELIDEELPDPDTVRNVRRMFEDTLRKKNSNDLAAERDCKNRKSVSMKDLTSIDSESRFEEVLEKGEEISRCSSRAKDLTRMFESMEKSTSSSISVIGTKDEPDGTNRSESKTRILAQSFEARSGHTSPCDSNSSKNKVSRSYHQHHQHHHNHNWDTGSVSSGVSSDYPDTDPGSGVQCTSSEDEDCHYDDDGLDESGPGHYVSQDVLKKIRECGTSVTYYGGKVVNTCNGPIVSPSIENRFKRIDRTTNDYVKFKLVKSNSCDSRLELTGRLVERQSKVTNRDVTPDLRQYTIVETPSIEITSIDTKDKDEEKIREKKDPTETKREPPVVIGLEPKKDEQRDTAKLFKADFKIGNYEDTKSTYHARFNESALTRWQVNENHLKNGSDFGKMEFEEFEVLEDSLNGMDNQSQRFEAS; the protein is encoded by the exons ATGGGCGGAGTGCAGAGTGGTACCCATAGTCTTGGGGAAGCTTTATGGGTTCACGAGAGGCAACGGCAAAGATGCTATCG cgAGGGTAGCCGTAACGAAACTCACGGGAACCAATCAACCCAGGATAGAaggaaattattgaaaagaaCAAGGAGCCTTGCGGTAATATCGGAGGACGAATCGCGTCAGGAACGTGAAACACGACATTTTCAATTAGGAGAGTCGACCTATGATCTACCCAGAAGGCATCAATTGATACCAAGGGCCAAATTGATCGATCGGAATTCTCTTAAGGATAG GCTCTACAAGAGTCAGCAACATTTGTCAGACTCTTACGACAGATTCAACGAGATAAAGTCTGGTTATTCACGATCGACATGCGGACTTCACTCGATTCCAcctgttctctcttctttacctAATCCATTGGCATATGCTCGAACAACAAATCGTTCTAATCCGGATCGCCTCAATATTCTCGATTGGCCCGAACCACCGAGACGTTATCGAAGTGTACAGACATTGGATACGGTCAGCGGATTGGTGGATATTGTCGAAGATAATTGGCCCATCGAAGGCAATCGTAGTATCGATTGTATCTATACTCAG GTCAAGCGCAAGCGCAAAGAACATCGCAGTTTGGATAGCATTCTCTTCGAGGACGAAAGCGAGTTGGAATATTTCGACGTATTAAATCTTTTACCATTGTCGAACGTACGATTGGAATTTGACGAGGAAGACGCaaggaataataatttctctgatatagaaataaaaggggATAACGATGTTACATGTATCCGACGGGGACATAAACGTCATGAAGAATTGTCTACGGGACTCGAGGAGAGGGTGAACGTTAAATGCAGAAACGTGACGGACGAAGAGAAATGTAAACGTCACGCTACGACTAAACCGGAAATTGTTACGatcgagaaagacgaagaagaggaagaagaagaagaagaagaagaagaaggagaagaagaagaagaagaagaagaagaagaagaagaagaattggaagaggaagaaggagattTGAAATCGAGCAAGTGGGAATCAAAGGGCGAAATAACGAGAAGTTCGTCGGTTCTTTTAAAGAGACAGGACCGAGGTGAAAATAGTCCAGAGTCGTTGCAGAATttagaaaacgagagaagctTGGTGATTTCAACGTCGACGAGAGACGTTgaacaggaaaaaaagaaagaggatagaTCGTCCTTGTCGTTGAGAGTCGATCAAGATAATCGTAAATCGGATGTGACCTTGGTGACATCTCGCGAGGAGAATATCAATCGGAAATTAGGTGGACGAGAGGAGGAAGATTCAACGACGATTTGGATCTCGGATAACGACGAACAGGAACAGGAAGAGATGTCGCGCAGACCGCAGATCCTTAAAGTGGTCGATAACGACGTGACGAAGAGACCGCATCGTCGCTCAGTCGAAATCGATATTCATGACGAGGATATAACGAGGTGTGAGATAGTACGAGACCTTCGAaaggattataaaaattccaaATACGAGTCCAAAATGAAATCTGACAGAAGCAAAGAGGACGTCGATGGAAATTTGACGATTCAT AACGTTGTCTCTCGAGAGGAGAAACCAGGATCCGCGATCGAAAACATAAAGAACGTGTTCGAGAATCATACTTTCGTGAAAGCTGTCGGGAAGACTAAGCAGATAGAAGGCAGGTTCGAGAGAATAGTCAAGGAGACGTCTAACATACTTGGCAAAGCTTGTAACGTGGTAAAGGGTAGCTTAGGTTTCGAGGCTCGATCAGAAAGTTCCGATCTTGGCTTGGGTTCCGAGATCGAAACTGATACGAGAAGAAGATCGGTCGACGACGGTGATCCTTCGAGTATAATCCGTAACAAGAACGACGTTAGCTTGTGCAACGAGAACgatgggaaaaaaatatatagcaaTTTAACGAGATCGAAGAGTTGCGTGGATTCGATCGAGTCACCGACCGATACTCAAGAATTCGATCACGTTCGTTACAAGATCGTTAAGTCGAACGTATTcagtaaaaatatgtatagCAGTGCAAGAGGTGACGTCACATACGACGGTCTTATGCAATATCTCCGCGAGTACTCATTCCAGGAACTACTTCTGGATAACAACGTTGTTATCATCGAACCAGTACGAgcagaaacgatcgaaagaaaatcctCTAAGACGATCGGAAAGGGAAGATCAGAGACGAGCGGCAAAGTTCCTGATACGATACAAATTACGACGGATGATagtgataaagagaaaaagtctaATGAAAAGTGCGAGGGAAATTGTAAAATCGTTAAACAATCCTCGATCaggaaacatttcttttatcatccTATAAGGGTTAATCGCGAATTGATAGACGAGGAATTACCCGATCCCGATACGGTTAGAAACGTTAGACGTATGTTCGAGGATACcttgaggaagaaaaattcaaacgatTTGGCCGCGGAGAGAGattgtaaaaatagaaagagcgTTAGCATGAAGGATCTCACTAGTATCGATTCGGAATCTCGTTTCGAGGAGGTACTGGAAAAGGGCGAGGAGATATCCAG ATGTTCGAGCCGAGCGAAAGATTTGACCAGAATGTTCGAGAGCATGGAGAAGTCAACGTCCTCGTCTATTTCAGTAATCGGAACCAAGGACGAGCCTGACGGTACGAATCGAAGCGAATCGAAAACCAGAATATTAGCGCAATCGTTCGAGGCTAGAAGCGGACATACCTCTCCGTGCGATTCGAATTCGTCGAAGAACAAAGTTTCACGGAGTTACCATCAGcatcatcaacatcatcataatcataattgGGACACTGGGAGTGTTAGTTCGGGTGTTTCCAGTGATTATCCCGACACGGATCCTGGTAGTGGAGTTCAGTGTACGTCCTCGGAGGACGAAGATTGCCattacgacgacgatggttTAGACGAGAGTGGACCAGGCCATTACGTGTCTCAGGACGTTTTGAAGAAAATACGTGAATGTGGTACCTCGGTAACCTATTACGGTGGCAAAGTAGTAAACACATGTAACGGACCAATCGTATCGCCTTCGATCGAAAACAGATTCAAAAGGATCGATCGGACGACCAACGATTACGTTAAATTTAAACTCGTAAAAAGCAACTCCTGCGACAGTCGGCTCGAACTTACCGGTAGGCTCGTAGAAAGACAATCCAAAGTTACCAATCGAGATGTGACCCCTGATCTGAGACAATATACGATAGTTGAGACGCCAAGTATCGAGATTACTAGTATTGACACTAAGGATAAGGACGAGGAAAagattagagagaaaaaagatcctacagaaacgaagagagaaccACCTGTCGTTATTGGATTGGAACCAAAAAAGGATGAGCAAAGGGATACGGCGAAACTCTTCAAGGCCGATTTCAAGATAGGAAATTACGAAGATACTAAATCCACTTATCACGCTAGATTTAACGAGAGTGCTCTGACGAGGTGGCAGGTGAACGAGAATCATTTGAAGAATGGAAGTGATTTTGGAAAGATGGAGTTTGAAGAGTTCGAGGTACTCGAAGATAGTCTAAATGGAATGGATAATCAAAGTCAACGTTTCGAGGCCTCTTGA